Genomic DNA from Rahnella variigena:
TCACTGATAAATATAGCGTACGGAAGCAAAAAGTTCTTAAAGAATGGACCTTTCAGGAGCATTTTAATTATTCAGGAAGAATTAGAAGAAATGTTAGTAGATTTGTTTACCCGGTACGGTATTTCGTACGATAATTTTAATTTAGATAATTATTTTGAACCAGAATGGCCTGTGTGGTTATGGTGGAAGAAATTACAACGTCGAGTTTACAAGCCGCTTACGGTCGAGATGATTATCGAATCAGCAAAGGCGGGTCGTTGGCTATATGATTAAGGGGCCTTAGCCCCTTTTCTTATGCAGTCTGGCGGTCATCCCATGAATCAGCATAGATGATATTGCCATCGTTATGCTTCCACGTAATCTTCTCGTAGCGTAATTCAACAGATTCCATATGGTTTTCATTAGGATTGCTTGAATGACCCATTACTGGGGAAATAGAGACAATCCGCACACCTTCTAACAGCATGTTGAAATACTCAACTTCCTGACCTGCATCATTAATCCGATACCATTTGAATTCAGCCGAAGCAAGGCATTGACCCGTCACCACTGCTTTGTAGATATACGGGCTTGAACAGTCAAAATCTTTCACAGCATCATAGGGGAATGAATACGTGTACCCGTAATTTTCCCTGTACGATCATCAGTTGGCGTCATCAGATTATGATGGAATCCTTTTACTTCGATGCTGTATTCCCGCCCGATAACATCCACACCGCCTTTAATCAGTGCGCCGCCATCGTCTTTAAGCCATAAATAAGCTGGTATAGCCATTTTCAAAAATCCATTTTAAAAGTGAGGCTTCAAAGTATTCCTTTGTTCAGCGGGGTACAATTATCGAAAGTCGTAGTTGCCTGATTTTCAGATGTTTATTACTGTAAGCGGGCTCCTGCTGCGTGAAGCGCCCGCACATAGAATTCCTTTGCCTGCTTATGAATACAGCAGTATTCTAAAGCCCTGCTAATCAAATGGATATGGAAAATGGATACCACCGAAACGCTAAACGGGACGTACTTCTACCACGGTCATGCGAATCTGAGTAATCAAGAGTTATTCGGGTTAATTTTTATTGAAAGCTTAGCGAACCACTCGGCTTAGACACTACGGCTACAGTTCTCATTATTACAGGGCAGCCTTACATTCCGGTTCCGGGCAAAATGGTAACTGCAATAACGGGAACCAGCGTGGCGTCAAAGCTAACAAGAGCACTTTTAAAGCAAGCCAAACTACCCTTTGGCCTTAAAGCGTGGACGCCGGTTGGTAAGACTTTCAATACTCTGACTATGCGAAGAACCACTAAATGGGCTGCATTGATTGATAGATATGTTCCCTTTGTTGGATATGCAATGGCAATCATATTAGTCCAGCAGGTAGCAACTGAAACCAGATCGAAATATAACTTAATCGCCGTCCAGAAGATCGTATTGAATGGACGTACTTTTAATGGAAGAAAAAGTTTTGTTAATGTTCCGCGAGGAAATACCTGGATACTACGATTTCGATTTAAAAAGGGAAGTGCCGCTTGAGTTTGATACTGAGCTACAGGATTTTGCTCCGGGTGATGATTTCATATGTGCTCTCGAAGCCTATGAAAAAACCTTTAAAGTGGATCTTTCAGTCGTAAATTGGTCCCACTATTTCCCTTGGGAAAACTTCCTTTTTTAACTCGCTGGTTTAAGGCTAAGCGTAAGGATGTTGAAAAGATCAGAAAGCCTTTAACGGTGAGAATGTTTGCAGAATCGGCTCGGGCGGGTAAATGGCTTTATGATTAAGGGCATTTTGCTCCTTTTTAATTATGCAGTTTGGCGATCATTCCACGAGTCAGCAAATATGATGTTCTCATCATTGTGCTTCCACGTAATCTTCTCGTAGCGTAATTCAACAGAATGCGCCCGTTCAGCGTTGAAATTTGCATGAACAGGCGGAAAGGTTTTACTGTTTTAAGTAGTTCTTCTGATAAACACACAAATGTGTATAAGCGGCCTGCAGATGCGGTACGCTGATCCCACACGCGTGGCGCGCTCGACCAGATCACCAACAATCTGATCGGCTTCAATCGGATATTCCTGCATCATATCGCGGTACATGGACGAGGTTTGTGGCGAGTTTTTATCCGTCACCGCTTCCCTGACTTTTGCCACCGCCGCCGCGCGTTCCGCGTAGCCAAAGGCTTTCATGGTGGTCAGTGCCTCGTGACAATAGCCTGGGCGAACTCTGTTCCGCCCGGTGCAGAAGCCACCTGGCCGATGTTTCCGCGCATGGTGCAGGTGATGGCGCCGAGGCTTGAAAGCAGCAACCACTTCTCCCACAAATCCGTGATAATCGTTTCAGAAAGGATGGCTTCAACGCCTGCGCTCTGAAACGC
This window encodes:
- a CDS encoding DUF1493 family protein, whose product is MLVDLFTRYGISYDNFNLDNYFEPEWPVWLWWKKLQRRVYKPLTVEMIIESAKAGRWLYD
- a CDS encoding ketopantoate reductase family protein, with the translated sequence MKAFGYAERAAAVAKVREAVTDKNSPQTSSMYRDMMQEYPIEADQIVGDLVERATRVGSAYRICRPLIHICVFIRRTT